In the genome of Ziziphus jujuba cultivar Dongzao chromosome 10, ASM3175591v1, the window tgtataataaattttttttaaaaaaaaattattaaaaagctaataagtatttaattgtaataaaaaaaatatacattaaatacttatttagtttttatataaactaaaaaaaaaatttaaaagtataaaatttagattttttttaaaacaatttaaaagagctctttctttttctttttttttgggatcaacAACTGCTTGTTGATTTTTgtcaaacatttttattttcaataaaagaGTTTTTGATCTTCAAATAAAacttttgaccaaaaaaaaaaatctaccaaACAAACACTAcaacataattaaattaaaattccaacaTTGAAAATTGGTAAATTATATTacccccaaaaagaaaaaagaaaaaaaaaaaaaaaggtcatttgTTGTGCAAAGGAAAATTAGCGATTACCAAATAGGCAGCAAagagaaaatgttaaaaatgaaaacaaaaattgaatgagATGTAGGCAAAGGatgtgtttaaaaataataatgcataATTAAAGAAACAAAGATCCATCACAgagtcaaaataataaaaaaaataataaaaaattattgactTTGGTGAATTTTGTAgttattcttaatttttgtaaaaaagtaTTGTAATTTAAAACGAGGAATgaataaaaggggaaaaaaaattagatggtcTTTGACCTCTTTAGATGATCTTTGAACTATTtagttttatatgatttttctataatttttttgatacataacaaaaatttaaatcacATGCATCAAtcgttttaaaatcatattaatgcttttttttgttACGTATTaaccaaagttcaaaaaattgatatcgatggaaatatcgagagtttaaaatacgaaaatttccatagaaatatcgaatatcgataaaaaattataaaaaatgatggaaatttatttttaaaagtggaaatttttattgaaattttagaattaacttatttaatctattgattatcaaattgattataaaacttgctaaaatattgaatgaatgttatattcttcttagtgaattgatttataataagcattaataaccatagatgaattattattaataaaaatatatcaaaaaatacatatatgataaaattatttattaactaaaatatataaaacgattatcataatcacattgcagttcataaatgtcatcttaatgcCACATAAAACTTTTttggtggttgaaaatcatcagtttctttcttgttttaattttgagatataaaatgtgagaagtagttatgatAAGACGTATctctttgataattttgcatataattattaatataccaaCCAGATGGATCTtgtattattggttgactatgtgcataactactactctctgataGTTGAGTTTGAAATAGtacccatgagttgctacttgatgacattccatacatattgaataaggattatgaaaatgacttccaatcttcataaatccaaaattcatagaaattgaaTCTTCTTCTTGTTATAACATCtctattatagattttttttatgtatatagtcTTGTCCAATAGCACTGAATTCTTGACCTGCATTTCTACTTCCATAATCTTCATCTTATACCAGTAAATGGGTTTAATCCAACTTCTTGACTTGGTGATTCCCTTTGACCACTAcctcttctaacttctaattcaaACAATTTATTAAAGTTACCTTCATCACCACTAAAGCTAGAGTGACTATTaagagtctcaaattgtgaatgtgtaccaccTGATTAAGCTGAAGCACTAATAGTTCTAGTTGGCTCTCTCATAAATCTTTGAAATGAATTaccactactagaatttactttttcagcaatcattttttgaacatttattcccTCTTTTTCAGCCTGTTGAGCAATCTTTGGATCAGGATTCCTTTCGTGATCATCTAAATAAATATCTCTAATCCATTAGTACATTTGAttgccctcttcatcatcattttccattatagtttcaaatattaagatttccaagattcaaaaatataatccacaatgtttgtatttttgctttatcgatattcaataaataaatagaatttattaatgttattcaatttaatttattctattttgcttatatcattaaatatctaaaaagtaattaaaggataaaaaaatttatcaaattaacttcattgataatttttttactaaatatcaataatatttatgaattttttaaaaaaaatttaaaaaatatcggattttttaaaatttcagtggaaattttcatggaaattatagatttttttaaccaaattgttaaggatttgatgtaaatattttatgcaaatttccatagaaattttgtcgaaatttagaaaatttcaatggatattatggaaatcctattcatttccatgttgaacttaaattttattttgactatttcaaaaaataaaaatatcgaagaaatatcaaaaaaatatcggatattttaaaccttcgTATTAACAATTCATGAAAAGATTATAGAATTAAACAATCAtgaacttataattttttttatttttttatttcttattttttattttttattttttggtttttgaaagaTGATGAGACTTACAAGTTATGAAACTTTTGAGTGTAAAAGAACACTTTTGCAAAGATTCAATTAACAAATAGTTTATTTTCATTGGTAACCCACAATAATTGAAAGGATAAGCAGGAAAAAGAGGATAAAACAACTACAATtattgctgtttttttttttttttttttgaatgagcaattactttaaataattttcatatgGCAAAGAACATGTAGTagacatttaaattaaattattcaatttttatttaccaaaaaaaattaaattattagaaaCAATATACCTTGTAAGTTTTAACTATACTAGTATATTGAGTTTTTTACAAGTTTTCCTTCGATCGAAATCGGTTTTGGGTCCTCTTTAATCTTAATTGATAGAAATGGATTTCAAGTTGGTTCGACAATAAAATGCCACactatatggatatatataatagttaaaaattaagatttttgattaatagaaaacaaattaaaaaattctaatagcTTTAAATGATATGCAACTTCTAtttatgttttctaaaatttattaaaaaaattataaaaatagaaaaaccaatataaactaaaataaaatttagaatatcaccaaaataataaagtagGTGCAAAATCTAGTTTAAAGAACtcctttaactttttttttttcttaaaaattgggtaaattatttgtaacaattatgtttttattatagAAAAGTGAAAAAACGAATAGGCATTATTCTTCTAAAATAGGCGACATTATATGATTGAACTAATTTGGCATCCTCTATTTTCATAGAAATGGAAATTATACCTTAAAATTAATATCAACATAACATGGGAACTACCCTATCATTGTTAAAAATTATTGGGTCTCACATCGTTGCTTGACATTATAGATACAAAATAAGAGTAAAATTCACTAtcataaatagaaaaaaggaaaagttacAACCAGTATTGCATATTTTGATTCAGTTATCTAGTTTCAAGCATGTCATTTCAAAATGCAGCATAAGCGCCAAAAAATGCTTTTGAGAGACAAGAACAAAGATCTTTACTCTCATGAAATGCATAAATTAGAAAGGAAGATTCACAAATTGATCAACTCGCGGTGACCTCTACAAGATTGCGATGAGTAAAGAAAACAACTACTTTCAAGTTTCACCTCCAACGGTGGTCTTCCTTATGACAGACTAACGTCTCTCATTCCGAAAATTCTGTAAATAAGCAGCCTTGTCTAATCATCTTCACTATCTCTCCTCCATTCTTGATCTTCAAACAAGTCCTCAGGAGGATCGTAAACAATCATACCAGGAAACAACTCCAAGAACTCATCTTTGACCTTCTCTCGTAGTTCAGGGTATGGAAGGAGCCCCTTCAATATGACTCGGAAAGGTAGAGAGATTGGAGGATCAGGAGATCGTCTCATTTCATCGTATATTTCCATTGCTTCTGAAGGCAATCCACTATCTAAGTAAGCTCTGATAATGTCCCCAAAAGTATGCTGATCAAACAGAACTCCCTCTctctttaaatcttcccaaACCTGCTTTGATTCATCTACCTTTTTGTTTCTTGCAAGCATCATAAGCATATCCCTATAAAAGAACATGTCGGGCTTGTACCAAATTTCTTTACGCACCACATCATATATCTGAAAAGCAAGATATACCATATAATGTAAGTGAAATACTGCCAAATAGTCAACCAACTTGCAGacgttatttatttttctctttttcagtTCTGAAGTTAATTTATAAGAATTATATCCAGCTAACATGCATCAACTGAATATTCACAATAAATAATTGCCTCAAAACAaatttcctcttttcttttagaTATCAGAAAAAACagcaaagagaaagagaaaatcgGTTTTGTTTGTTCCACACTTCCACTATTTTGTTCTTCTAGGCTTCCCTTTTTTAAGGCTAGGAACATAATGGTGGGGTAGCAACTCAGAGTAAAAACGTATGGCAAATCAATCCAAcaggaattgaaaaaaaaaaaaaaaaaaaatcctctctCATTAAAGGTTGTTCTCTGCCAAAAAACTACACGACTGTAATATcattgttttttgaaatttatcaaGAGTTCAAGACCATGAACTAACTGCAATTTctcatttatattgttttctttctttgcatGGAGGAGGGTCAGAGGTTAGGTTTTCGAAAGAATAGATCAGTAAAACACTGACTAGCAGGTTAGTAAGTTGCAGCTCACATACATaggaaagacaaaaaaaaatctaacataCAGTTGTAACACACTTAGAAGAAGAGAGCTTGTATGGCAACCCTCCAAAAGAATTGAAGGTGCTAGAGAGGAACTTAGAAAGTTGCTTGAAGTAATATGCTATTGAAAGTGCGAGTGttactattaaaatatatatatatatatatatgtgtataaataaatagaaacagaAGATGGTGAGAGTTAATCCATGTTTTCAGCAATTAATATCTACACATAGGGGAATGCCTTTAAAATAAGACCTTCAAAGGATGGaagcagaaacaaaaatatgttttagttTAATCTAAAGAAAAACTTTCAGAAACTTTCCATCcacaatattcaattatgactaaagagtaaaaataaattcacaCCCAGCTAGGCtgataaatatttgaaagattaCTTGCTATTTGACCAGAACAAGATGACGAGAACCAGAGTCCTCCCAATTGACAAAATTTTGGAAGAATAATTAACTAGGGAAGTATCAGATTTTCATCTTATCCAGTGGGGAGCAGTATTTGGAGTCTTCTGCAAATCTTTAAGACCTCAGAAAATTGGGAGTGGATATGCTTTGTATTAGGCAATTTGTTATAGCAAGTACATAATATCACATAATAAGTAGGTAATCAAGACACTGGTGCAGAGGATTTGCAGAtgttaagataatattttatttttttccctagaAATGCAACTCCTATTCTCTGCAGTAAATAGTTTGAATATCTCAATTCATGTTAATATTTAGTGGTTAATTACATTTGTGAACAAAGCTTTTTTATGAACTGGTTGAAGAGAATGGGTGCTTATGTACCGCATACTCTTAAATCCTAATCTAAAAGCCTAACTCATAATAGTTTTTATATGATATGACTACAAAAAGCTTGAATAAAAGTTGGTTCTTCCAAATACTTAATATGCTAAAACATACATACCCTCTAATTCCCTAGCAGGGCAACTAATCTTTAGCAATTGAACTTATATGTATCTTCAACACTAGgaattttttcccccccttttttttttttttgtttttttggagaatgaatttaatgaaaatactttccatttttctttctttcgttcttcttttttcccaatTATAAAATCATAGACTTCCTAGGTATTAAGCTGCGTGAAAGTAACAAGCCACTTAAGCAAGTTTGAGGGAAAAATTTTGCATCAATCCAAACAAAGACTTTAGCAATACAATTTCACCTTCTAAAATCACATCCATAACCAGCaacaagaaaatggaaaaacccaATGCAATTCATATCAGTTTCGACCTTTCCTCAATATTTCTCAGCAATCAAACAACACGTaaggaagcaaaaagaaaataatggcAAACCTTCATAGAGAGGAAGACCTGGTCCTGCCTCTGGAACTCAGCGAGAACAGCGACGAGATCGGACTTGAGCAAACGGGAGACATGGGAGCGAATGAAGCGGTCAAGGCGGAGAGGGTTGGAGCGAAGCCTTTTGAGCTCCTTGGCAACGATCAAGCCCTCTTTGCCTATCTCCTTCTTCCTCCTCCATATAGAGAGGCTAGGTCTCGAACCAGAAGCCGACGAATAGAGCCGAAGCACCCGCGATAATGGCGGTTGGTTTGGGTTTTGATGCTGTTGCTGCTGAAGAACAAGTTCCGAAGAGGAAGTGTTTCTTCGGAGAGAGGAAAATGTTGCAGGGAGACTGAACAAGTCGAAGaaggaagaaagagaagaagaagaagacgaaggtgCAGGGTATGAAGATGGGGTTCTCCGTACAAGATTTGAAGCTAACCGTAACATTACCTTTGGACTTCGACTTCCAGAGACTGTTTCGTACTTGAACTCACTGCCTCTCTCTCCCTCATTGTTATTCTCGCTTGCTTACATTGTTACCGTTTGATTTTCTTAAGTCATTCTTTTTGtacatgtactttttttttttctgatttttgagttttattttttatatgcttttattaaaatctacaccaatgtcattatttatagattagaaaattttgagaaataaCTTAcatgaaactatatatatatatatatatatgagttgtGAAATACTTTGTAtttacatttctttttcttcttcaattctAAGCCAATTGGTAGAAGAAGTCAACAATTTTCCATGCTATGTTTGATCACTAAGAAAACTTTGGAAAATAAAATGTCTAAGCAAATCAAATggtaaatgaaaaatgaattagATCTCCtatattcctttttctttgttattatataattaatgatAACATCAAGCTCTCACATGGATACAATCTTTATGCACTAAAAATTTATGTTTACAAATTGATAAACCAACTTCTTTGTTCAGATACATGCATTGTCCCCGAAGGCAATAAAAACAGTAGCGTTGTACAGCCAAGAAAACATTTATCCCgagcattaaaaaataaataaataaataaaatgaggcAAGAAGTACAAAGATTGCATTTTCAGcatttgtatatacatatatatatatatatatatatatataaagattgcATAATAATCTATAAGTTTAAATTTAATACAGAATTACAATGAACAAAAATATGGGGGCAAATTTTGAAAGCACTGTAGATAAATTTAGAGAAACAAAACCATTGAAATTGTGAAACTATAATTTCCAATAGAACTAAAGCACTTTCTTAAAGAAAAGAAGTCCAAAACGCCTACTTCTTAAATCTCGAttctttgagaaaaataaagtaTTACAATTGGTTGTTACGTAAGATAGCCAAAAATCAGGTACTATACAAAAATTACCCCTGGAACATACATAGGAAGATACAAGACTGAACAAAGAATGCTGCAAAACTGGGAAGCTTTTCTTGAAAGCAAAGAAGAATTATGCAGACACTAATCTAAGATCTGGGTGCAACTCATTGAGTTTCATCAATAACTCATTGAACGAAGTGCTTGTTCCTCTTGatgttttttgggtaaaagtTGGGAGAATCTTCATCACATCAAGATCTTCGGATAAATCACAGAGGCATGCCAAGATGGTATTAGTTATTTCTGAGTCAAGAACAACATCCTTATCTGCAATTTCTTGAAGCAGATTAACAACTTCTTTTGCTTCACCTTTTGAATTATAACCTTTGAGTAAAGAATCATATACAACGGCATCCGGTCTGAAACCACGATCAATCATTCTCTCAAGAAATGCTTTAGCTTCATCCAACTGCCCAAGTTTTGAAAACCTGTTTATTAGTATGGAATATGTCAAGACATCTGGAGATAGACCCATCTTGAGCATGTCCATTAGCAATTCTCTGGCAGACTCAACATCTCCAGCTTTGAGAGTTGCATCGATTATTACATTAAATGAGGCAACATCTAGTGAATGATTTGAGTTCCTTACTTCTTGAAACACCCTCCTAGCTTGGTCCAAACTACCTTCCCTACACAAGGATGCCATCAATATATTGAAGTCAGCCACAGTAGGATCAAGCCCAGAAGCGatcattttaataaatattccttTGGCAATGTTAAGAATATGCATTTTGCAAAATCCATTAATCATAATGCCATAGGTCATTGCATTTGGAACTAACTCAAACTTCAATATATGTTTCCATAGTTCCAAAGCCTTGTCTATTTTTCCTGCTTGTAGATATCCATCAATTAAAGTATTACAAGTTACTAGGTTACCTACAATCCCCTTTTTGACCATCGCATGATAAATCTCCATAGCCTCATCAAGACGGCCTTCCTTGTGAAGTCCTAGAATTAGCATGTTAAACGTCATAACATCTGGATCAACAGAACCCCCATCCTTTGAAATGGCAGTGAAAAGTTCTACTGCCTCATCAACCTTACCATTGCAACAGAGTCCCCTCAGCAATGTGTTGTAAGTAACCACATCAGGCGTCAACCCCTTATCCATCATCATTTCCAAAATCTTAAAAGCATCATCAACCAACCCTTCCTTGCAGAGTCCATTAATTATAACATTGTATGTCACAGTATTAGTCTTTTCACCCTTCTGTATCATCAAATTGAAGACCTCCATAGCCTTTGTAGTACTTCCACACTTGCAGAGCCCATCAAGTAAGCCTGTATAAGTTGCAATATCAGGCCGAATTCCATGTTGTGTCATCTCATTCAACATCGCTTTTGCTTCTGTCCATTGCCCCATTTTACAAAGATGATGAATCAAACAGCTATATGTTACCACATTAGGAGATATCCCCTTCTCCGACATATCATCGAAAATTCTTTTTGCCCTATCGAAATTTCCCTTGTTGCAAAAACCACTGATAAGAATACCATACACAACGACATCCACTTCCAAACCCACTTTCTTCATCTCGTCCAACAAACCTAATGCCTCATCCATTCGACCATCCTTACAAAAACCATCCATCAAAGTGGAGTATGTAACCAAATTTGGGTGACAACCATTAATCTCCATATCAACCAACAAGGTTACCgctttttcaaatttctttgcTTTGCAAAGCCTATTTACAAGCATGTTGTAAGTTATCATATCCGGTGATAAACAAAGTCTTCCCATTATACTATACAACTCCATTGCTTCTTCAACTTCATTATTTTGACACAAACTCTTCAATATAAGATTCATAACAAATGCATTAACCCTAAAACCACGCTTCAAAACCGAACCTACGACCCCAAGAGCGAGTTGGGGTTTATTTTCATTAACAAAATATGCAATTACACAACTCAAAGAtacaaaatttggaaaaatatgaaCATGGGTCATCTTCTTATAAATAGAAAAGGCCAATTCATAGTTTTTGGACTTTGTGAGTTCACATATAAGGAAGTTGCAGTACGAAGGAGAAGGAAAGAGGCTAGAATCGGCGGCATGGTGGAAGAGAGAAACCGCCTCGGAATATTGGGGATTGGGTTTTTCAAATAGAGAACGTAATCGGGTTTCTAAATCCAAGCAAGAAGTTAAGGGTGAACTTGAAGAGAATAGCTTGGAATAACTATGGAAAATCTGAGAGGGAAAGTGAAAGTAGGTTTGAGGACTAAGAAGTGTTTTTGctatcatttctttttttttttttttggtattaagTCGTAACTGAATTAGTGCTTGCCTTTCAATGGCTTTAAAACTGGAAACTATAAGAAAATAATGGAAATCATAGAGAAAATAGTTGAAGTATTTGTTTACCTCTATTCTGGTTTGAAGACGAAGAAGAACAAGCAGAAACAGCAGTTTCAGCTTGGTTATAGGTCGTGGGGTCGGTTTGAAGAGGGTTTTATTTGGAATTCTCTTTTcgttatttacttaaatatcatttactattattattattattattattttgtaatttttatttttatttttagttttatatttttcatgatggcataatgtttttttttttttttttttggttgttgtttgtaTTGCCCTTTCCTTTTGGTTTTCTAATGAAATCTCAGTATTCAGCATGGTGGCGTAATGTTAGTTTGTTGCTTTCGTTTCAGCCAATGAAACAGCACATAGATGTCAAATGAAAGAGTGTGCATGCGTTTAAACatttatcagaaaaataaaatatatatatatatatattaaaagaatatGTAAATggataatgaaattttttgattttttttttaaacaactaattacaaactatttttttgttcctataaatatagataaacaTGCTTAACCATTAAAATTAGCTCTCTTCGTTGAAATTCTTCTTTAATTGACAGTGAAGTTCTTATTACCGgttaataaagtaaaattaatttccaCCAAAATGTATTATGtacaaaatattttccacaGTTATACACATATTTTGATGCCTGTAAAAACATAAAGGACCCAAAAAATTAGAAGGGTGATCCGGACATGGAGTATAGAGGTCCACGGTCCACTCTCGTTAGTCAAGACCACAACCTATCGAAGCCCAGAGTCCAGGATCACTATAGTCTTCAAAGCCCATATTCTGTTGGAGCCCAACAACTTATGGAGCTCCTGTCGAGCTTGCTTCAAGCTCTGAATTGTTTGCCTccttttttcgtttttcttttttttaacagttATTAAAACTCTGAAATGTTTGATGACTGTTGTTTGGACATGTTAAACTGGAaaaaagggattttttttttttttaatatatgttaaattgagagagaaagtttttttttttttttttaactccaaACCTGGTCAAACTCATAATAGTTATTGTCGtttgaattgtttttgaaaatatgataTGAAATATTTGATACATCTATATTTAAATGCTTATCTGCCATTATATATAAGTGCTTTTACCTGAACTACTAAACTATTGTTACAATTTATCTTTAGTTTAGGGTTACTTTTTTTAGTTGTTTCTAGTTCTTATTGAATTCATTAACGTTAACATTTTAATCTATGATAACTTTTCCTAAATTATAAACTCCTTGTTAGTagccaaaatatttttccaatgtACTGGGCAGGGTCTCTAGGCTTCCCAAATAGGTCTATCTCCAGCAAAATTATGGAATAGTTTTACGCCACTTTTCAAATGCGTTTCCTAAGTACGAgtctaattaagaaaaatatgagTAGCCTTTGGCAAGACTAGCTTAGGACAATTAGATCTATTTAATATGTTCCTGACATTGTCACTGTTGATATAATTTGTAATGACAAGCTAATTCCATATTGAAAAACCCGTCCCTTTCAGTATGTACCACGAAATTTGTGGCACAAATGCAAGTTGAAACTTCATTCTGCTTGGCTAATTGGCtgcttgatttttattatttgtttattattattatttttttttttcggtggaAGGCTGCTTGATTTGATACCCTTTTGAGCTTTTCTCTCCCTTGAATTTTGGCTTTTGAGCTCGTCATTTTTTTGGTGTCGACATTTTCTTTCCCCATAAATAAtggtgtgtgtgtttgtgtgggTGTGGGTGTGGGTGTGGGTGTGGGGAGGACATGGTAATTCAAATTATTGGACCGAACAATTTTTATTACTGAGTTCCAAAACTTTTGAAGTTGAGAAAAATTACTTAACCTTACGAGGAATAGTGCTATTGTAAAAATCGGATGTTTAAATGGGTCTTCAATACTTATACTTTTATCgaatagattaaaaaataatacatatatatatatcctagcgtgaatttgaatatatatattaatgaattttgttaaaattaatgaattttttttaattagttattttattgcataataaattgaggtttaaaattcaaaaatatcaaatatatatttcattacatatcaaaattttatttataaaaagtgaataattttaagattcgataattaataaatataaatttgaacccttaatattttccaataattgaaaaataaaatttgaacatctgctattaaagatttaatttaaatttaattatatgtatatatgtcatatattcaaaataaaaaattgtgtttgtataaaatttttaaaaacttttcatcattaaacaaaataataataataataataataataataattgtaaacaatt includes:
- the LOC107410707 gene encoding pentatricopeptide repeat-containing protein At1g62350; protein product: MLRLASNLVRRTPSSYPAPSSSSSSLSSFFDLFSLPATFSSLRRNTSSSELVLQQQQHQNPNQPPLSRVLRLYSSASGSRPSLSIWRRKKEIGKEGLIVAKELKRLRSNPLRLDRFIRSHVSRLLKSDLVAVLAEFQRQDQVFLSMKIYDVVRKEIWYKPDMFFYRDMLMMLARNKKVDESKQVWEDLKREGVLFDQHTFGDIIRAYLDSGLPSEAMEIYDEMRRSPDPPISLPFRVILKGLLPYPELREKVKDEFLELFPGMIVYDPPEDLFEDQEWRRDSEDD
- the LOC107410703 gene encoding pentatricopeptide repeat-containing protein At4g28010 yields the protein MIAKTLLSPQTYFHFPSQIFHSYSKLFSSSSPLTSCLDLETRLRSLFEKPNPQYSEAVSLFHHAADSSLFPSPSYCNFLICELTKSKNYELAFSIYKKMTHVHIFPNFVSLSCVIAYFVNENKPQLALGVVGSVLKRGFRVNAFVMNLILKSLCQNNEVEEAMELYSIMGRLCLSPDMITYNMLVNRLCKAKKFEKAVTLLVDMEINGCHPNLVTYSTLMDGFCKDGRMDEALGLLDEMKKVGLEVDVVVYGILISGFCNKGNFDRAKRIFDDMSEKGISPNVVTYSCLIHHLCKMGQWTEAKAMLNEMTQHGIRPDIATYTGLLDGLCKCGSTTKAMEVFNLMIQKGEKTNTVTYNVIINGLCKEGLVDDAFKILEMMMDKGLTPDVVTYNTLLRGLCCNGKVDEAVELFTAISKDGGSVDPDVMTFNMLILGLHKEGRLDEAMEIYHAMVKKGIVGNLVTCNTLIDGYLQAGKIDKALELWKHILKFELVPNAMTYGIMINGFCKMHILNIAKGIFIKMIASGLDPTVADFNILMASLCREGSLDQARRVFQEVRNSNHSLDVASFNVIIDATLKAGDVESARELLMDMLKMGLSPDVLTYSILINRFSKLGQLDEAKAFLERMIDRGFRPDAVVYDSLLKGYNSKGEAKEVVNLLQEIADKDVVLDSEITNTILACLCDLSEDLDVMKILPTFTQKTSRGTSTSFNELLMKLNELHPDLRLVSA